A region from the Sorex araneus isolate mSorAra2 chromosome 6, mSorAra2.pri, whole genome shotgun sequence genome encodes:
- the LOC129406103 gene encoding mammaglobin-A-like encodes MKLLTVLMLAALPLFCYAGTGCKLVKEVIDWTIDGSLSPEAYVEHLAPYVADDNGATAQALMTMKECFNNQTAETQANVAVMMETIYTSPQCKLFK; translated from the exons ATGAAGCTGCTGACAGTCCTCATGCTCGCGGCCCTCCCCCTTTTCTGCTATGCAG GTACTGGATGCAAACTCGTCAAGGAGGTGATTGACTGGACAATCGACGGTTCCTTGAGCCCAGAAGCCTACGTAGAGCACCTTGCACCATACGTGGCAGACGACAATGGCGCCACTGCCCAGGCTCTAATGACCATGAAGGAATGTTTTAATAATCAAACAGCAGAAACCCAGGCCAACGTAGCTGTCATGATG gaaaCAATATATACCAGTCCTCAGTGTAAATTGTTCAAATGA